The DNA window CGCCCGCGTCGCGATTTTTCCTTGGGCTGCTCGGCCTCCTCGGCGTGCTGGTGCTTGTTGGGCTCGGCATATGGCAACTGGAAAGGCGGGTCTGGAAGCTCGACCTGATCGCCCGCGTCGACCAACGTATCCATGCTCCGGTTGTCGACGCGCCTGGCCCAGGCGCCTGGGACGGAATGACCGCGGCCAGCAGCGAATACAGCCATGTGCGATTGGCCGGGCGCTTTCTGGGCGGCGCCAACACGCTGGTGCAGGCGGTGACGGAGCTTGGCGGCGGCTATTGGGTGCTGACGCCGATGCGAACCGACAGCGGCTTTGTCGTGCTGATCAATCGCGGCTTTATTCCCCAGGAACGCAAGGCCGAATTCGAACGGGAGAGCGGCGGTTTTCCGTCGCCGGCCGTCATTGATGGGTTGTTGCGCATGAGCGAGCCCGGCGGCGGCTTCCTGCGCAGCAACGATGCCGCGGCCAATCGCTGGTATTCGCGCGACGTCGCCGCCATCGCAACCGCGCGCGGCCTGAGAGATGTCGCGCCTTATTTCGTCGATGCGGGGGCATCCGGCGACTGGCCGCGCGGCGGCCTGACAGTCGTGACTTTCCGCAACAGCCATCTGGTCTATGCTTTGACCTGGTTCACGCTCGCTGCGATGCTTGCCGCTGCCCTGGCCGCGCCGATGATCGCTCGCCGCCGGCGGCAAGGACCGGCAAGATGAGCGTCCCGACCCAAATGCTCCGCAACGACAAATCCTTCGCGGCGGCAACCCTTGCCGGCAAGGGCGGCGCGGTCGCCAATCCCGACGCGGCGAACAGGAAGAACCTGCTCCTGCTCATCCAGCTGCGCTGGCTGGCGGTGGCGGGTCAGGTCCTCACCATTCTGGTGACGGAATACTGGTTCGATATCCCGCTTCCGTTGCTGGAGATGGCGGGCGTGGTGCTTTTCCTCGTCGGGCTGAACATCTTCAGCCTGCTCGCCTTGCGCGGTCAGCGTCCGATCAGCAACGCGCAACTGTTCGTCGCGCTCATTTTCGACATGGCGGCGCTGACGACCCAGCTTTACCTCAGCGGCGGCGCCTCGAACCCGTTCGTGTCGCTCTATCTGCTGCAGATCACGCTTGGCGCCGCGCTGCTGACACCCTGGTCCACCTGGAGCCTGGTGGCCGCCGCTTCCGCCTGCTTCGTCTTCCTCACCTTCCAGTTCCAGCCTATCGCGATCCCGCATCACGGCGGCAGCGACCTGCTGGTTCTGCATATCAGGGGTATGTTCATCTGCTTCGTGCTGGCTGCTGGCTTGATCGTGATCTTCATGACGCGCATCAATCGCAATCTGCGCGAACGTGATGCCTATCTCGCGGATCTGCGCCAGCGATCGGCCGAGGAGGACCACATTGTGCGCATGGGCCTGCTGGCGTCGGGCGCCGCGCATGAGCTGGGCACGCCGCTGTCCACCATCTCCGTCATCCTCTCCGACTGGCGCCAGATGCGCAGCGTCACGCGCAACCGCGAACTCGCGGCGGACATGGCCGAAATGAAGGCGCAGATCGAGCGCTGCAAAAGCATCGTCTCGGGCATCCTGATGTCTTCGGGGCAGGCACGGGGCGAAGGCACGATCCGCACCAGCATCCGCCATTTCCTTGACGATCTTGTCGAGGAATGGCGTGTCAGCCGCCAGCCGCTCAATCTGCGCTACAGCAACGATTTCGAACCCGACGAGCAGATCGTTTCCGACACGGCGCTGAAGCAGGTCATCTCCAACGTCTTCGACAACGCCCAGGAAGCATCGCAGGATTGGGTCGACGTCACCGCCGAGCGGCAGGGCGAGAAACTGGTGATTTCCGTACGTGATCGTGGGCCGGGTTTTGACCAGGGTATTCTGGCCGCGCTCGGCCAGCCCTATATGTCGAGCAAGGGACGGCCGGGCGGCGGCCTTGGTCTTTT is part of the Mesorhizobium loti genome and encodes:
- a CDS encoding SURF1 family protein, with the protein product MSPSPGAGRTTVETAIGQAGIGVSGAPRRDAGRSPASRFFLGLLGLLGVLVLVGLGIWQLERRVWKLDLIARVDQRIHAPVVDAPGPGAWDGMTAASSEYSHVRLAGRFLGGANTLVQAVTELGGGYWVLTPMRTDSGFVVLINRGFIPQERKAEFERESGGFPSPAVIDGLLRMSEPGGGFLRSNDAAANRWYSRDVAAIATARGLRDVAPYFVDAGASGDWPRGGLTVVTFRNSHLVYALTWFTLAAMLAAALAAPMIARRRRQGPAR
- a CDS encoding ATP-binding protein, which produces MSVPTQMLRNDKSFAAATLAGKGGAVANPDAANRKNLLLLIQLRWLAVAGQVLTILVTEYWFDIPLPLLEMAGVVLFLVGLNIFSLLALRGQRPISNAQLFVALIFDMAALTTQLYLSGGASNPFVSLYLLQITLGAALLTPWSTWSLVAAASACFVFLTFQFQPIAIPHHGGSDLLVLHIRGMFICFVLAAGLIVIFMTRINRNLRERDAYLADLRQRSAEEDHIVRMGLLASGAAHELGTPLSTISVILSDWRQMRSVTRNRELAADMAEMKAQIERCKSIVSGILMSSGQARGEGTIRTSIRHFLDDLVEEWRVSRQPLNLRYSNDFEPDEQIVSDTALKQVISNVFDNAQEASQDWVDVTAERQGEKLVISVRDRGPGFDQGILAALGQPYMSSKGRPGGGLGLFLVVNVVRKLGGDFSARNMERGACVTLSLPLAALTDGDDHAA